In Vibrio sp. FE10, the following are encoded in one genomic region:
- a CDS encoding OsmC family protein gives MSINVKWGGGCQFSVTTEGGFNFNVDATSKTAPCPTEVLLSALGSCSATDVVLILQEQGFEIERLENNVTHTLTDDEPRLYKSANLHFVVQGHGISEADVVKAANEAVAKHCHVCLMLQPKIKMTCSAEVVA, from the coding sequence ATGAGTATCAATGTGAAGTGGGGCGGAGGGTGCCAATTTAGCGTAACAACTGAAGGCGGTTTCAATTTTAACGTCGATGCCACCAGCAAAACGGCGCCGTGTCCGACTGAGGTTTTACTATCGGCATTAGGTTCATGCAGCGCAACAGACGTGGTGTTAATACTGCAAGAGCAAGGCTTTGAGATAGAGCGTTTAGAAAATAATGTCACTCACACATTAACGGACGACGAGCCTCGTTTATATAAATCAGCGAATTTACACTTTGTGGTTCAAGGACATGGCATTTCAGAAGCTGATGTTGTGAAAGCCGCGAATGAAGCCGTTGCAAAGCATTGCCATGTTTGTTTGATGCTACAACCTAAGATCAAAATGACTTGTTCAGCGGAAGTCGTGGCATAA
- a CDS encoding LysE family translocator produces MEYAVVLFHVTLIWTLAVATPGANVLLTINTALNYDRKLAMFSAFGVSAAILLWAFFGGSGLVILFSHFPNLFNLMKVVGGCYLVYLGLRQIYVSRKTKKLSEVSEQTQRHSPSKRKVFLSAFITSILNPKTGFFVVSLFSVSMPENMSASMILAIMFTMSSITLVWHLFLAMAFSHHSAKSVYARISGVMDYVTGGLFTIFGIRVMTS; encoded by the coding sequence ATGGAATATGCAGTAGTTCTCTTTCATGTGACGTTGATTTGGACGCTTGCTGTCGCGACACCGGGGGCAAACGTATTATTAACGATTAATACGGCACTGAATTATGATCGCAAACTCGCGATGTTTTCTGCTTTTGGGGTCAGTGCGGCCATACTCTTGTGGGCGTTCTTTGGTGGTTCAGGGTTAGTGATCCTATTCTCCCATTTCCCTAACTTGTTTAATCTTATGAAAGTCGTTGGTGGCTGTTACCTAGTGTATTTAGGGCTACGCCAAATCTATGTTAGCCGTAAAACCAAGAAGCTTTCTGAGGTGAGTGAACAGACGCAGCGTCATTCACCATCGAAGAGGAAGGTGTTTTTGTCGGCGTTCATCACGAGTATTCTTAACCCCAAAACTGGCTTCTTTGTCGTCAGTCTATTTAGTGTCTCTATGCCTGAAAATATGAGTGCATCGATGATACTGGCAATTATGTTTACGATGTCCTCAATCACGCTGGTTTGGCATTTGTTTTTAGCGATGGCATTTTCCCATCATTCAGCCAAAAGTGTTTATGCTCGTATTTCTGGTGTTATGGATTACGTGACGGGTGGGTTATTCACGATTTTTGGCATTAGAGTGATGACATCTTGA